The segment CGGGACATGTATTATCTACTTACCACGAACGTCGCACTGAAcagaataaatgaaaaaatggaAGACTGCATAACTACATctgaagaagttaaaaaaaatagtcacAAAACCTtgggtggcaggggatagtttcgacccggtcaaaattttgaaataaagggagaacctggggtttggctggttatttgaggggtataaattaatagaatatttattgcattattttgtggatagaggagctcatgtcaatttcattgatatataacACTTTATTACTGGTAGCACATTTCAtgagatatggaatgaaaatgcgaaacagtggccaaaattttcactttcggttttgtgcttgaaaagtagggtgggttcagaacacgaaatgtcactcgaaaagaaggtgattgaccccccatcaattggtgattatttgcatgggtatacattaagctaccaatcctatggtagtttatggcagttgctcgggactggagcgtggttctggacccgtgaaaatgtgaaaaaagggccatttttcagaaaattttgagaccgtccctggctattctttatagtgctatatgtaagttgtacttgttttattctgaaatgttttaaaattctcaagagtcgggaccatgtgtcccctgcatgcaaaccaattttagcaaatttaaaaatccactgaaaaattaaatcacatatatgagcactatctgcctcacatttcctcgaccaaaaaaactatcccctgccaccttgaCATTGAGAAGATGAGGTGCATGTGAGGGATAGCATAGTCGAGGCAAAATCATTTCAGGCATTCttgtattaatttaatttcttcTGCATGAACAGCCCATTTCTTGCCGACTGGAAAAGTTTTACACCAaaatcatcttcgctagccaagggtttccgaTACACTACGCTTCTCATAAACCCTTGGCCGATATGCATTGCAAATTGCCGGTCACAGGTGGCGCCGTCTGAACTTTGCTTGAAAAGAACGATAATTCTGTTCGCAGAGATTAGCCAATAGAAAAATAGCTTTTATATCCGTTTCGGTAGCAAAAGATAAACTATGGCCACCTCCGCccacgggccctggaagttattgtaaatatattgcatgtgcatgtataaaaaagtaagggTAGGACACTCTTTTGGGGGTGAAATCGGGTTTGACGAAGTCGGGGCGTTCCTCAAACGAAATTTCGCGATAAATCGTTCAAGTATACTTTACTTacgacatatgtatacattcgttCAGCTCCAATGCTGTTCCGTCgaagaaaaaggtgtttttaGCCTAAGAATTTCGGTAGACTGGTTTACATCCGGTTTAATCGCAGTAAATCGAAAGGTAAGTTCTGATTGGTCATCACCTTTGATAGGCCAATATATCTTATATGTCTTTTCTTATCAATATTTGTCAATCTTTTTCATTGTTGAAAGACCAAACTACCCAGTATCTATATGCATAACTCCTTTCAAACACTTGATACATACTCACCATgacaaaatgaattgtttttcaGTGTACATGCTATAACATTTAAATATGCCGCTTAAACTTTCTTTTAGCATCAGTTTCGCCACCTATTGACGAGCAGAAAAATGACCAATCAGAACTTATCTTTTGATTTACTGCGATTAAACCGGATGTAAACCAGTCTACCGAAATTCTTTAGGCACTTGgatgtataaaaacacctttttcttcGACGGAACAGCATTGGAGCTGAACGAATGTATAAATATGTCGTAAGTAAAGTATACTTGAACGATTTATCGCGAAATTTCGTTTGAGGAACGCCCAGACTTCGTAAAACCCGATTTCACCCCCAAAAGAGTGTCCTAcccttacttttttatacatgcaatatatttacaataacttccagggccTGTGCCTCCGCCGAGATTATTCGGACCAAACTTGGAATCGAAAAATTAACCGATTTCCAACAACAAGCCATAAATGCTTTGTCAGAAAAACGTGATGTGTTTGTGGGGACTAAAACTGGAAGTGGCAAAACAGTAATATATGAAGGCATCGGCATATTAAACGAAAGTGTGACAGTAGTGTTAGCACCACTCCAAAGCATAATGGAGGAGCAGGTTGAAAGATTGAACAAGCTAAATATCTCTGCTATATACATAAAAAGTTCCCAAATGCATGTAAACGATGTCATTGCTGGGAAATGCACGTTTATATATGGGAGTCCGGAAATTCTTATTGACACTATAAAGTGGAGAGAGATGTTTCGGCACCCTTTATTCGCCAGAAAACTGGGCTTAATTGTCGTCGACGAAGCTCACACCATTTTGCAGTGGTAAgaaattttatgttaaaaaacttATAATCAGTTTCTTTCATAACATCTTAATTTTCAAAAGATAACTATCtgattcaaataattatatgtGCAAGTACACAAGTACAgattgttttatgatattgtgaTTAAAAGTTTCGTATTCTATATAGGTTTAtagatgtaaataaattttattattaaattctatttgattttgcatcttaagTAATTATTTCTGATTTGTTTACCAAGGGGAGAGAGTCATAATGAAGAGGAGCCTTTTAGGGAGTGCTTTTCTAGAGTAGGAGAACTACGCTCTTTGTGCCCAGCAACTCCAGTTCTTGCATTAACCGCAACAGCCAGTCCCACTAACCGAcgcaaaattatgaaaagtctctgttttaaaatgaatccTTGTGTGATAGTGGACAGCCCAGAcagaaataacattaaaatttctgtaaaaaaagtcaaaaacaaTTCTGAAGTGGAGGACAGTTTAGACTTTATATTCAGTGGTCTGAAAAATAAAGGTAAAGACTTCCCAAAGCATCTAATTTTTTGCAACACAATTAAAGAATGTTCCATTGTTTACTGTGCCCTGGTTCAAGAATTTGGATCGACAACTTTATTAGTTAATATGTATCACAGTAAAACTCCTGACGATGTGAAGAAATTCATCCGAAAAGACATGGAAGCAGAAAATGGAAGCATTCGCGTCTTAGTAAGCACAAGTTCTGCAGGAATgggtgtaaattttaaagatttacagaACATTGTACATTTTAGCCCTCCGCGGGACATGGACACATTTATTCAACAAATGGGACGGGCTGGAAGAGACGGGAAGTTTTCTCAAGAACTTATCTTATATAAAAgtcataaaaatcaaatgaaaaatcttgaTCATGAAATGATGAAGCTTATTACCACCGATTTAGATTGTCgaagagaaataattgcagaatgttatttgacaaaaaaaaccctAGAAACTGTAACTGATCATAATTGCTGTGATATTTGTGAAACCAAATGCAAATGCAATGATATTGAATGTCCTCGCATACATCCAGCATTTTCCACTATGGACGTTTCAGTGACTCAGGAGCCAACAAGGACCAGAAATGTTTCTGTTGAGGACGAAGAACTTTTGAAACATAAGCTAAAATTACTTAAGGAATCACAAGACCAAAATTCGTCATCTTTCATAACAGACTTTGAGAGAATTTCTTTATCAGCTATAGAAAACATCATCAATAATGCAAGCACATTATTCACCGTTGATGACATTTTGCACTATGTTTGGTCATATAGCATGGCAAAATATGTTCATGAAATTATTTGTGATGTTTTTGATGACATGATTATGATAGAAGACTGAAGCTCAGATTcagattaaatttgtttaatgaacgattttttattgtttattttactcctaaatgaaataaaattggtAAGGCCACcttaaaaaatactgattttttGTTCTCCAAAAACAGTGTCCAAAGTTTAAGTCTGTGGGtaagcttttaaaataaatttgatggTAAATTTGACAGTGAGACTgtaaatcaaaaatcaaatttggtTATTTTGTCAGCTTTGAGATGGCAAACATACAATTCTTAAGGTGACCTAAAATTTAAGTTAAAGCAAACTATCAGAAAACCAGTATCTGATTTCTTGAGTGACTGTTTATTAAGTCCTACAGCTGATGTTAAACAGTATCAATTAAATTTGCAACTTTACTAAAGACATTTTTCCaatcaattataaacatgcataatatgaatttaaaaaatacagttttgcTTGTTTTTACTATTATTTAGAGAAGAATTTCATGCAGActtgcaaaaataaattgattacgTATTGCAAATATATAATTAGAGTTATCATACTGTTTCATCTTACAGTTTTTATTTCTCAAAATATTTCACTCGATGCTCGAATCTTTTGCTTTGTAATCCATGAATGTAATTTGGGAAGGTTTATTCTTTCGTATACAtctttaaaattgtcaaaagaaCCATATGTTCTGCCTGCTTCAGAATGGAAAACACGAGCTTCAAGGAGTTCATTCATTATAAGGTACACATTATTGGAACTATCTGTTTTGGTTCGAGTTTTTCCAGCTTTTAAACTTGCTGCATTTTCTTCAAGATTTTCTTTCATCTCCATTTGCAGATGAGCAGAGAGACCTCCTTTCTTGGCACTCAAATATGTGAAGTTCCCTCCCTGTTtcttgatgatttttttcacTAGCTGTACATGCAATTCCACCAAATTATCATtgggaatatttttttcagaaactcCATTTGTACTTGCTGTGCAGTTCCAGAGATATTCTTCAGCCTCTTTAGGAGTCAAGATTGCAGTAACATATGCTTGAAACCTCCATAGCCACATCTTGTACTTGGTCTGACCCCTAACTGAAGCACACAACATTTCGAATTTGGAGTTCCTTAGTATTCTGTCTCCATCTCCCATTCGAAATGCATTATATGTGTCTCTTAACAGTAAGGCATTTTTCATGAAAGATGCCCTGTACAATGCTATCAGATCTGTTTTGCTTTGTGACTGTTCTTGCTCCGGGACATCAAATATCCAGTTATGCTTCTTGATcaaatgtcttttaaaaaacccaAGTGTTTTGTACTCCTTTAGGCAAGTACATGTGTACTTCTTAGTTAATGGGTCATGCATCTCTTGTATTAAAGCTGAATTTTGGTCTAACTCCATTGCTTCTTCACTTATTTGCTGTGGATTTTTGTCTGAAagataatattgaaatattattttaagctAAACTggaaaataacaaattactgCTTTCGACTTAAACATGGCTtaggaaaatttaaaatacactaTTTAAATGAAAGTATAAGAAAACACGTCAATGAATACAAACTAACAAAATCTTAcgaggaaaaataaatttaccttTAACCGGCGTAACATGACGATCCAAGATTTCTTGTGCTAATGATGATAACCAGTCATATTGTTCATCATGGCTTGCTATCTCTAAAAACTGAGACGGTTTGAACTCCTTTGGTTGTTCATCCAGTTCTGTTATGCCCATTACATTCATGGCAGCAGCCAGTACAAATGCATCAAGGCAATCCTCTACAAAAGCAAAATGCTGCCTAcaaatatagaaaattgaaattgtacaggtaagaaaaaaaaaatcaaaatacgttgagtttttatacatattttactaTTTACCGAAATGCTCCAGTTACACCATCAGGTCCTGTCACATCAACTCTATGTACAATGTTGCGCAACTGAAAGAGTGTTCCTTGATCTGCAGCAGACTCTGTTTTGTAGAATTCTTGATAGATAaactaaaatttatcaaaatattataaattcattaaaacacaatcttatacatgtattaactaatGTTAGCCAAACTTCAATTCATTTAAATTgattagaaaataatatttgattttgcaaTGAATTTGTAGATAAATGAAACATGCTAAATGTATAAAAAGCATTGATAACTACTACTAGATAACCAAATCTACTAttatttgatatcagaaaaatcGTTGCAAATAACACAGTACTAGTCatgtaaaaatgaaacatgCTAAATGTATAAAAAGCATTGATAACTActactttaaaaataatgccGAAAATCTTTCTAAATCTGGAGGACGAGCTCTTGGTTCCTTAATATCCAAAATCCACAGCTTGAAGGACATTGGGTTCACTacgtttgaaaaattattttatagctGTGTCGCCCCGGTAATAGATTACTGCAGCGGAGTATGGGGATACCAAAACTTCCATTCACTGGACCAAGTGCAGGACCGAGCAGCAAGATATTTCCTGGGAACACATCGTTTAGCACCATTACTAGCCGTACGAGGAGAAACCGGATGGGCCCCTGCTAGCTCCAGACACAAATCTAATATGGTCCGCCTTTGGAACAAATTTCAGACAATGGACAACAACAGGACGGCAAAACAAGTTTTCATCTGGGATCAATGCCTTAACAACGAAAGGGGATGGAACTGCCAACTAAAAGCTGTGCTAAATTCCGTGAACATGTCAAATATCTATACTAACGCAATATGCTGTGACGTCCAACTTTTTATCCAAAACCAACACTCGACATCAGAAAACATTTGGTTCGCAAATCTTCAAAACTCTCCCAAACTCAGAACTTACCGTCTCCTAAAGCAAAACTTCTCAACAGAAAATTATCTTCTCATGAACATTCCAAAAAATCAAAGATCTGCCCTAGCTCAGCTCCGATGTGGAATTCTCCCTTTACGTGTTGAAACTGGACGCTTTCGAAATGAACCTTTAACTGACAGACTCTgtgttttttgtaatttaaatgaaattgaaaatgaaattcacttcatcctaaaatgtacattatataatgatttacgAAATTTACTTATTAGAAATACCACTGGCTCAACAAATTATGAAGAATTTGAATTATTCAGAACTTTAGTATGTACTTATCCCCGGCAATGCTctcaatttattattaatgcTCTAAAACTAAGACAATCAAAATTTTCACGTTgacttttaaatatgtaatttatataacCAGTGACATATAGGTCCGATGGGCCGGGTGCTATTATCTTGTATTATTGTTTCACTGTATTATTGTAACATGCAAAAtgcacatgtcactataataaatgatttacttacttacttacttacttactacTAGAAAACCTAATCTACTGttatttgatatcagaaaaatcGTTGCAAATAACACAGTCATGTAGTCGCAATTGTTGGATTGGCTAGGATGATTTCTTATGGTaggtatccccccccccccacaaccTTCTCCATCAAGAATAAAACAATCAAGGTTCCAcaaagtagttttttttataaagatagttttttaattttttaatggtaacacccccccccctttgaacaACAATGCTACATGCCTGtgatattttcaaacataaacaatgcattaaatgtcttgtatgtttattttttaacaagctgtttatttcttaatcataTGCATGTAGttgtgtaataaaaaaaaaattaataaattaaaaccaaataaaatcATACACGTTTCTTGATCTCTGAGCATATTATGTTTAGATACTTCTAAAAATTTAAGACAACATTtagtcaaacttttttttaaatatttttttttcagtaataaACTAATCAGATACAGTCCAGAAACAGAATTCTATTTggtcttaaaatattttaaaacaaaatgtatttctaaaaatcATGAAACTAACTTGTGTAAATATCCAACAATGCAACAAACTGATAAATCATCAGGAACTTCAAATGCAAAGGTTGAACTTTCCAACGGGAATGACAACCAACAAAGAACTTGGGTGGAACCATCAGCTAACAGGAAAGCATCAACAATACCAGAAGGAAATTCATCATTCTGTGTAAACCCTCAGGCCTATGTACAACCCCAGAGAGTCTGAAGTGATCACTCTGTCCATTTAACATGGCCAATTGAGCGGAGTACGCCCTCTCATTGGTCAGCACATCTCCTCCAAAAACTATTTTCTGAATAACAGAGGGTGGGTTGTCATCAGTGTGCGGAATGTAGTTTTCGTGGATATGCTGCAGAATTGATATCATCTCCTCCATTTTGTTTTCACTTTTATTTAGTAAATCTAAAATGCAAAATTGTGATTTTTGGGAGAGTTCTTTCACATAACGGTGATCTATGAAGTTTGGTACACTTTTCTGGAATGGTTTAAGGCACTTGATATGTTTTACGAGAACTTTCACAATATGAAATCGAAAAGAAGCATCAAGATTCTTGCAATCATTGCTGCTTGGCAGGAATATATGATTTGGAACGCTTGATATCTCTGCCAAAGGTTTGTCATTTGGTAGTGAGGATATGACTCTCCTCTGTACAGCAAGATTGAGAAACCAATGTATGCTCTGTCGCTGTTTTTCCTTCGTCATATGGGAGGGGTGCTTCATTAGATCAATATTGTCCccaatgatttcaaatgaagGCAGTTCTTTTTCAACTTTATCACGGTTTTTTTGGACGTAAAGGGAACCAATGTGTTTGCTTCTTTCTGATGATGACTGAACTGTATCACTGATGGGAGATAGACTAGAAAATACATTAACTGACACTTCTGGAAAAACCAAACTTCCCAATTTGGTTTGAAATTTCTTCTCCGGGAGAACCAGATCTGATGTTTGAAAGCATGTACCAGACTGCATCGTTGATAATGATTCCTTCACATCTGTCAACAGCTTGCAATTACTGGTACTGTATGATGTACAAGTGTCAGTGGTGAATTTCATCTCAAAGTACATTTTAGCTGATTGGTCAGATGATTGCTGCAGAGGGTGATAATCTTTGCTGTCAGTGATGTCAGGAGTATTTAAAACTGCAATCACAGCTTTTGTCCTTTTGATTAGGTACATGTCCTTTTCCTGCTGTACttttttcaaaagtgttgaTTCGATCAATTTCTGTTGAGAATTTAGTATGGCCTTCCTTTTCTTCTGAATTGCATCAGATCCAACACAAACACCCAGGCGAGAGAGCAGCTGCAGAGCCTGAAAGAAATACCCAATTTAAAGATGATGTCccttcataacaatatttttgtcaacacatatatataataccagtataacaatttaagtTACCAATTTATAGAATTAAATCACATCAGGATCggaatactaataataattaatataaatgaaatccCGATCTACCACACATACATGTGCTGTGAATGTGCATGTATTATGCCTGAATGAGTTACCTATGGTTATGAGTAGCatgttgatataaataaattgcatgtaaatataaaaagagATTCTCATATATCTTATCATGAAACTTGTGGAATGTCAACAACATTAGTCACACATAAAGTTGATAAACTTTGCTCCGCACATCCCTTGTTTACAGGTCCTAAATGTACAGAGTAATACCGAGTTTGTGTTATTAAAAGCGTTGATCAAACCTGCAGATATCATGAGATATGCTAAGTACTGTAGTTTTAGGAGGAAACTTGAGATGACAGCCCTTGCAACTTGAATTTTCTCGTAGAACTTCAGACATATACACATACATATGTACTTCTTTCATTCGCCAATATTACAACATGACTTAATCATTACTTACCTAAACACATTTTGATAAGGCTTTAATAAGCTTCTCAATTCTTGTAAAATGCCCCGTCTTTCCACTGTCAGTTGATCTAATTTGTGGTGTAGGTCGAAGTCGATTTTCGCCAGCTTGTTCAGTCGATTAAAACACTTCATGCATACATAATGGGAGCTATCTTTCGGCGGCTCATATCCGAGGACTTCTACTAGTTGTGTCTGAGGGTGAAATGTTACCGCACCAATTGTTCTCCTTTGCTTTTTTGGTAAAAGTGAGGAACATATCTCACATGTGGCCTCGGAGGCCGCCATTCGTTTACGATCCGAATTTTCTATGGTATTTTGACCATTTTAAAAGTTCAAGGTCGTTAACTGTAAACAGCTTTTTCATTGGTTCCACGACCGACTGCAACTCTCCAATGAAAATTGACCGGCAATTTACAATGCATATCGGCCATGGGTTTATGAGAAGCGTAGTGTAtcggaaacccttggctagcgaagatgcaccaaaatgaatatgtgcGAACTAATAGGCTAACTAATTGCGCGTCATTTGATTAACCTATCAGTTTGGCCATGGGGTCTAGGAAAAGATAAAAACATGAGAGGTTGCGAATAGGGAAAGAAACTTAAGCTTTCTGATTTTAAGGTTGATAATCACCAAGCttgattttttgcaatttttaagagagtttctttaaaaagttttaattcaatttgtACATTCTGCCGAAGACTAGTACACAGAATTTTGTTGTATATTAATAAAACGACTTTTCCAGTCAGCGAGTAACGTTTGGGTATGCTGCTTATGCATA is part of the Magallana gigas chromosome 3, xbMagGiga1.1, whole genome shotgun sequence genome and harbors:
- the LOC117692669 gene encoding uncharacterized protein, whose product is MAASEATCEICSSLLPKKQRRTIGAVTFHPQTQLVEVLGYEPPKDSSHYVCMKCFNRLNKLAKIDFDLHHKLDQLTVERRGILQELRSLLKPYQNVFRHNTCTFTAHALQLLSRLGVCVGSDAIQKKRKAILNSQQKLIESTLLKKVQQEKDMYLIKRTKAVIAVLNTPDITDSKDYHPLQQSSDQSAKMYFEMKFTTDTCTSYSTSNCKLLTDVKESLSTMQSGTCFQTSDLVLPEKKFQTKLGSLVFPEVSVNVFSSLSPISDTVQSSSERSKHIGSLYVQKNRDKVEKELPSFEIIGDNIDLMKHPSHMTKEKQRQSIHWFLNLAVQRRVISSLPNDKPLAEISSVPNHIFLPSSNDCKNLDASFRFHIVKVLVKHIKCLKPFQKSVPNFIDHRYVKELSQKSQFCILDLLNKSENKMEEMISILQHIHENYIPHTDDNPPSVIQKIVFGGDVLTNERAYSAQLAMLNGQSDHFRLSGVVHRPEGLHRMMNFLLVLLMLSC